From the Chloroflexus aurantiacus J-10-fl genome, one window contains:
- a CDS encoding glycosyl hydrolase family 18 protein: MRAGTIITGTIYISALVIAGVLLWQTLQMSSTLITFSATAPSPTIAPEPTATAAPLLVLPTPIPPTPVPTAAPPEPDMAGYHPKSGRYIAVWLPPNFTGDARESFFANVDIIDDISPFWYTTDASGRLYGQRDDELVRIAHENNVRIIPSIHNVNNPGAVVPVLTNPQLRARHIQNIVDEVLARGYDGIDIDYESLAPSLRDDYTAFIVDLAAALHAHNKLLTVAVHAKDRDDGGLGAFQDWAAIGPHVDQLRIMTYDYHWRGSGPGPVAPAYWIEAVASYAREVVDPAKVLIGVHFYGYDWPPNGNATARPWRVIEEIINEYQPTVSFIERNARGRVGESTFTYRTSAGTRTVWFMTDTGLADKIATVQKLDLAGIAIWQLGYERPEYWQTVRANLVQDSTLIQRALNELLPDH, from the coding sequence GTGCGAGCTGGCACGATCATTACTGGAACTATCTACATCAGTGCATTGGTCATTGCCGGTGTGCTCCTCTGGCAGACCCTGCAAATGTCGAGTACGTTGATCACGTTCTCGGCTACCGCTCCTTCACCGACGATTGCCCCAGAACCAACCGCGACCGCAGCCCCCTTGCTGGTTTTGCCAACGCCGATTCCTCCCACACCGGTACCAACTGCGGCTCCTCCCGAACCGGATATGGCCGGCTACCACCCAAAGAGCGGGCGTTATATCGCTGTCTGGTTACCGCCCAATTTTACCGGTGATGCCCGCGAGTCGTTCTTTGCGAATGTTGACATTATCGACGACATCAGCCCATTCTGGTACACCACCGATGCCAGTGGCCGTCTTTATGGACAACGCGATGACGAATTGGTGCGGATAGCGCACGAGAACAATGTGCGGATTATCCCCTCCATTCACAATGTTAATAATCCTGGTGCGGTGGTTCCGGTGCTGACCAATCCCCAACTGCGGGCGCGGCATATCCAGAATATTGTGGATGAGGTATTGGCCCGTGGGTACGATGGCATTGACATCGATTATGAGTCACTGGCACCATCACTACGCGATGACTATACCGCGTTTATCGTTGATCTGGCCGCAGCACTGCATGCCCACAACAAGCTGCTGACGGTAGCCGTCCACGCCAAGGATCGGGATGACGGTGGTTTAGGGGCATTTCAAGATTGGGCAGCCATTGGGCCACACGTCGATCAGTTGCGGATTATGACCTACGACTATCATTGGCGCGGTTCCGGCCCTGGCCCGGTAGCACCGGCCTACTGGATCGAAGCGGTCGCCAGTTATGCCCGTGAGGTTGTTGATCCGGCGAAAGTATTGATCGGCGTTCACTTCTACGGCTACGATTGGCCGCCGAACGGCAATGCCACTGCTCGTCCGTGGCGCGTGATTGAAGAGATTATCAACGAGTACCAGCCAACGGTCAGTTTTATCGAACGTAATGCCCGTGGTCGGGTGGGAGAGAGCACCTTTACCTATCGCACCAGTGCCGGTACCCGCACCGTCTGGTTTATGACCGATACCGGTCTGGCCGATAAGATTGCAACTGTACAGAAGCTCGATTTGGCCGGGATTGCCATCTGGCAATTGGGCTATGAACGGCCCGAATACTGGCAGACGGTACGAGCCAATCTTGTGCAAGACTCGACCCTGATCCAGCGAGCGCTCAACGAATTACTCCCTGATCATTGA
- a CDS encoding metallopeptidase family protein: MLSNTNIVNVMNTSEFADLVADVLKSLPPAFARHLDTVEVVVAPRPSREQRRALGLRPWQTIYGLYEGTPLTEQHSDGIFLPATITIFQEPLERDFRTRSALREQVRRTVLHEIAHHFGISDERLRELGAY; the protein is encoded by the coding sequence ATGTTATCAAACACAAATATTGTCAACGTGATGAACACATCAGAATTTGCCGATCTTGTTGCCGACGTTCTCAAGAGCCTGCCACCGGCTTTTGCCCGCCACCTGGACACCGTCGAGGTCGTGGTTGCTCCGCGTCCAAGTCGTGAACAGCGCCGGGCGCTCGGTTTACGCCCATGGCAGACCATCTACGGTCTCTACGAAGGGACGCCGCTGACTGAACAACATAGCGATGGTATCTTCTTGCCGGCAACCATCACCATCTTCCAGGAGCCTCTTGAACGCGATTTTCGCACCAGATCAGCCCTACGCGAACAGGTACGGCGCACGGTGTTGCATGAAATAGCTCATCACTTCGGCATCAGCGATGAACGTTTACGAGAGCTGGGTGCTTACTAG
- a CDS encoding M42 family metallopeptidase: MELAQISFLKRLLATPGPSGDEDQAARVWRAEARTFADQVYSDVLGNSFAVLEGSGPRILLAGHIDEIGLMISHIDDQGFLFFSPIGGWDAQVLVGQRVRLLGKNGDVIGVIGKKPIHLLKPDERNQATKIEQMWIDIGATSKSEASELVQVGDVGVIDAPVYELPGGRIVSRSIDNRIGAFTVLEALRLLSQNRPNAHVAAVATTQEEITFGGATTAAFSFDPQIALVVDVTFATDHPDSDQRQWNVVKLGGGPVLSRGSANSGRVFRRLVELAEREAIPYSVQISPRYTGTDADAIHHVRGGIASAVISIPNRYMHSPNEMIALHDVECAVRLIAAFVHSVSNVNEFIPQDE, from the coding sequence ATGGAACTTGCACAAATCTCCTTTCTGAAACGGCTGCTCGCTACGCCTGGCCCTTCGGGTGACGAAGATCAGGCAGCGCGGGTATGGCGGGCCGAAGCGCGCACGTTTGCCGATCAGGTCTATAGTGATGTGCTAGGCAACAGCTTTGCGGTGTTGGAAGGCAGTGGGCCACGGATTCTGCTGGCTGGTCATATCGATGAGATTGGCTTGATGATCAGCCATATCGACGATCAAGGCTTTCTGTTCTTTAGCCCGATTGGTGGTTGGGATGCGCAGGTTCTGGTTGGTCAGCGTGTGCGCTTGCTGGGCAAGAACGGTGACGTGATAGGGGTGATCGGGAAGAAGCCGATTCACCTGCTCAAGCCCGACGAACGCAATCAGGCCACGAAAATCGAACAGATGTGGATTGATATTGGGGCGACGAGCAAGAGCGAAGCCAGTGAACTGGTTCAGGTCGGCGATGTTGGCGTCATTGACGCACCGGTCTACGAGCTACCGGGGGGGCGCATTGTCAGTCGCTCTATCGACAACCGGATCGGTGCCTTTACCGTTCTGGAAGCCTTGCGTCTACTCAGCCAGAATCGGCCCAACGCTCACGTGGCGGCTGTTGCCACAACTCAGGAAGAGATCACCTTTGGCGGAGCAACGACGGCGGCGTTCAGTTTCGATCCACAGATTGCGCTGGTGGTAGATGTCACTTTTGCTACCGACCACCCCGACTCGGATCAGCGCCAGTGGAACGTGGTCAAACTGGGTGGTGGCCCGGTGTTGTCACGCGGCTCAGCCAACAGTGGTCGGGTTTTTCGGCGGCTGGTTGAGCTGGCCGAGCGCGAAGCGATCCCGTACAGTGTGCAAATCTCGCCACGGTACACCGGTACCGATGCCGACGCGATCCATCATGTGCGAGGAGGTATTGCCAGTGCCGTCATCTCTATCCCCAACCGCTATATGCATTCGCCGAACGAGATGATTGCATTGCACGACGTGGAGTGCGCAGTGCGCCTGATCGCCGCTTTTGTGCATTCAGTCAGTAATGTGAACGAATTTATTCCACAAGATGAATAA
- a CDS encoding Glu/Leu/Phe/Val family dehydrogenase, giving the protein MVMTDIERSAAAPSESVDLLNIVQQHFDQAAELLDLPARLRGILRVPQRELTVNFPVKRDSGRIEVFQGFRVQHNLARGPTKGGIRYHPNVTLDETRALAMLMTWKCALAGLPYGGAKGAVIVDPKQLSVGEIERLTRRFATEISVVIGPERDIPAPDVGTNPQVMAWIMDTISMHQGHTVPAVVTGKPINIGGSEGRREATGRGLTYVLTAAAHHLGLNISDIRLAIQGCGNVGSTVAREAVALGMKVIALSDSRGGVYNPHGLDIEAILAHKAHTGSVVGAVNADSLTNEELLEVECDVLVPAALSGVITAQNAGRIRAQIVAEAANGPTTKAADAILYDRGCLVIPDILANAGGVTVSYFEWVQGLQEFFWSEREVNTQLRRVMTNALQQVLRVSAERQVDLRTASYMLAVQRVADAVTTRGIYP; this is encoded by the coding sequence ATGGTGATGACAGATATTGAACGATCTGCCGCCGCGCCTTCTGAGAGCGTTGATCTGCTGAACATTGTGCAGCAGCATTTTGATCAGGCGGCTGAACTGCTCGACCTTCCGGCACGTCTCCGCGGCATTTTACGAGTGCCGCAGCGCGAATTGACCGTCAACTTTCCGGTGAAGCGGGATAGTGGACGGATCGAGGTCTTTCAGGGCTTTCGTGTCCAGCACAATCTGGCCCGTGGCCCAACGAAAGGCGGCATTCGCTACCACCCCAATGTCACGCTTGACGAGACCCGCGCCCTGGCCATGTTGATGACCTGGAAGTGTGCGCTGGCCGGTTTGCCATACGGCGGTGCGAAAGGTGCGGTGATTGTTGATCCCAAACAGCTTTCAGTCGGTGAAATCGAACGCCTGACCCGGCGTTTTGCCACCGAGATTAGTGTTGTAATCGGCCCTGAGCGCGATATTCCGGCGCCCGATGTCGGTACCAACCCCCAGGTGATGGCGTGGATTATGGATACCATCTCGATGCACCAGGGCCATACCGTACCGGCAGTCGTAACCGGGAAGCCGATCAATATCGGCGGCTCGGAAGGGCGGCGCGAGGCTACCGGTCGCGGATTAACCTACGTGTTGACGGCTGCGGCCCACCATCTCGGTCTGAATATCTCGGATATCCGGCTGGCGATACAGGGGTGTGGCAATGTTGGCTCAACCGTGGCCCGCGAAGCAGTCGCGCTGGGGATGAAGGTCATTGCCCTTAGTGACAGCCGTGGTGGAGTCTACAATCCGCACGGACTGGATATTGAGGCTATCCTGGCTCACAAAGCGCATACCGGCAGTGTGGTTGGTGCCGTCAATGCCGACTCACTGACCAACGAAGAATTGCTGGAAGTTGAATGCGATGTATTAGTGCCGGCAGCGTTGAGTGGTGTGATCACAGCCCAAAACGCCGGTCGGATCAGAGCGCAGATCGTCGCTGAAGCGGCCAATGGCCCCACCACCAAAGCTGCCGATGCGATCCTGTATGATCGGGGATGCCTGGTCATTCCAGACATTCTCGCCAATGCCGGTGGTGTCACCGTGAGCTACTTCGAGTGGGTGCAGGGTTTGCAAGAGTTTTTCTGGAGCGAGCGGGAAGTCAACACGCAGTTGCGCCGAGTGATGACCAATGCGTTGCAACAGGTCTTGCGGGTCTCAGCCGAGCGACAGGTCGATCTGCGCACGGCATCGTATATGCTGGCCGTGCAGCGCGTGGCCGATGCCGTCACGACCCGCGGTATTTATCCGTAG
- a CDS encoding zinc metallopeptidase, with the protein MPFFFDPTYLIFAVPAMLFALWAQFQVQSAFNKWSQVANMRRLNGFDVARVLMRNEGLDHVGVETIPGMLTDHYDPSSKVIRLSQGSLQPSVAAMAIVAHELGHAAQDKEGYAWLRVRSGIVGFANIGSQLGTWLFFIGMLLSAAGGRGFGFQLAVVGVILFSAAVAFTLVTLPVEFNASARAREMLQRAGLVTVQEAEGVNAVLNAAALTYVAAAAQAIAQLLYFVTVLMRRRE; encoded by the coding sequence ATGCCGTTCTTTTTCGATCCAACTTATCTGATCTTTGCCGTGCCGGCGATGCTCTTTGCCCTTTGGGCACAGTTTCAGGTTCAGTCGGCCTTTAATAAATGGTCGCAAGTCGCCAATATGCGCCGCCTGAATGGGTTTGATGTGGCGCGGGTGTTGATGCGTAACGAAGGACTGGATCATGTCGGGGTCGAGACGATTCCCGGTATGCTAACCGATCACTACGATCCTTCCAGCAAAGTCATCCGGCTTTCGCAAGGGTCATTGCAGCCGTCAGTCGCAGCGATGGCCATTGTCGCGCATGAGTTGGGCCACGCCGCACAAGATAAAGAGGGCTATGCCTGGTTGCGGGTTCGTTCCGGGATTGTCGGTTTTGCCAACATCGGTTCTCAGCTTGGTACCTGGCTCTTCTTTATCGGGATGCTGCTGAGTGCTGCCGGAGGCCGGGGGTTCGGTTTCCAGTTGGCCGTTGTTGGGGTCATTCTGTTCAGTGCAGCGGTAGCTTTTACGCTGGTTACCCTGCCGGTTGAGTTTAACGCCAGCGCTCGTGCCCGTGAGATGTTGCAACGGGCCGGTCTGGTCACTGTGCAAGAGGCCGAAGGCGTGAACGCGGTGTTGAATGCAGCGGCGTTAACGTATGTTGCTGCCGCAGCACAGGCTATTGCGCAGTTGCTGTACTTTGTGACTGTTTTGATGCGACGGAGGGAATAA